Proteins from one Paenibacillus amylolyticus genomic window:
- a CDS encoding family 78 glycoside hydrolase catalytic domain produces MDHILSTGGRDLPTERKGSTVQTETFTWRASWIWGEGEDWPRNEWRCFRREFEWHHGDHGSAEVTITADARYVLYVNGVLCGRGPNRSWPFELNYHVHEVGHLLHSGRNMLAVLVISYGVATFAYLPGRGGLLAQLESVRYEADGSYLGKELIVGTDASWQTALHDGYERRAARMSCQLGFAEQMDARCWNDRWQEVGTLPLEEHGIWTPARIIGTPGDAPWECLVASDIPELTEQEVWPVRVESLKEASLVSWTHVLDVREAMEPTSRMHANPVSFAGYVAAVIRASGEAEAVVGFFSAFHALRGITLNGSYYPASDMEGERPRRLQRVRLRQGENLLLIELAGQDHGGGLHFGIDCDVPFTVVSPFDDAPMGNTPFVLIGPFATLVHIDHQPDRDPIRAYQGFGGSQPLDEKSFPDADVYLRCRSLASVPELASIRGWMKPFPERLSSEASIFASSIWKMQEQTRPVPVDLQLVCVANRKPAIVPTGSGGRSIELILDFGREWSGYLRFEVDAGEGTVIDAYGFEYMDGDWRQDTFGVDNTLRYVCREGRQRYESPIRRGLRYLMLTIHGNARPVRLFGISLVQSNYPVAEIGRFHSSDAMLNDIWEISKHTTLLCMEDTFVDCPTYEQVFWVGDSRNEALVNYYLFGATDIVKHGLQLVPGSSRQSPLYVNQVPSGWSSVIPNWTFFWVTACLEYVHHTGSRDFAAKIWPKVKFTLDHYISHIDARGLLFIEAWNLLDWAPLEQPNDGTVTHQNAIFARTLADAAQLAELAGCAEDSPYYCSTSERVAHAINSYLWNEDRQAYMDCIHADGSLSSTYSMQTQVMALVTGIAADERQEKLNAYLTSPPEDFVAIGSPFMTFFYYEALVMHGKTDLMLRDMREKFGEMVKHEATTCWEMYPGFAENRPHPKYLTRSHCHAWSAAPGYFLGTSVLGVRPIADGWTQVKVAPQPGHLQWAKGAVPLPGNGRIDVKWEIWEEEGSEPTFYLEVCAPTEVAIVLEAPEGYQPVLVHRTL; encoded by the coding sequence CACGTGGCGTGCCTCATGGATCTGGGGAGAAGGCGAGGACTGGCCGCGCAACGAATGGCGTTGTTTTCGCCGGGAATTCGAATGGCATCATGGGGACCATGGAAGCGCTGAGGTAACCATCACAGCAGATGCCCGATATGTGTTATATGTCAACGGAGTGCTGTGCGGAAGAGGACCCAATCGCTCTTGGCCTTTTGAACTTAACTATCACGTGCATGAAGTGGGCCATCTGCTGCATTCCGGTCGTAATATGCTGGCTGTACTTGTTATCAGCTATGGTGTAGCTACGTTTGCGTATCTGCCGGGAAGGGGCGGGCTTCTCGCTCAACTGGAGTCCGTTCGCTATGAGGCTGATGGGAGTTACCTGGGAAAAGAACTCATCGTGGGTACGGATGCATCCTGGCAGACCGCTCTGCATGATGGATATGAACGAAGGGCGGCACGCATGTCCTGTCAGCTTGGCTTTGCCGAACAGATGGATGCGCGCTGCTGGAATGATCGTTGGCAAGAAGTTGGCACCTTGCCGCTCGAAGAGCATGGCATTTGGACTCCTGCCCGCATCATCGGCACGCCTGGCGATGCGCCATGGGAATGCTTGGTCGCAAGTGATATTCCGGAACTGACGGAGCAAGAAGTATGGCCTGTGCGAGTGGAATCATTGAAAGAAGCATCTCTCGTGTCCTGGACGCATGTGCTCGATGTACGCGAAGCGATGGAGCCGACAAGTCGGATGCACGCCAATCCGGTATCCTTTGCCGGTTATGTCGCAGCGGTCATTCGGGCAAGTGGCGAAGCCGAAGCAGTTGTCGGATTTTTCAGCGCGTTCCATGCTCTGCGCGGCATCACGCTTAACGGCTCATATTACCCTGCATCAGATATGGAGGGAGAACGGCCGCGCAGGCTTCAGCGAGTTAGGTTGCGGCAGGGAGAGAATCTGCTGCTAATCGAGCTGGCAGGGCAGGATCATGGCGGAGGGTTGCACTTTGGAATCGACTGCGATGTTCCGTTTACGGTTGTATCGCCATTCGATGATGCACCAATGGGCAACACACCGTTTGTCCTGATTGGTCCGTTTGCCACCCTCGTGCATATCGACCACCAGCCGGATCGTGATCCCATCCGTGCATATCAGGGCTTTGGCGGTAGTCAGCCTCTGGACGAGAAATCATTTCCGGATGCCGATGTATATCTGCGATGCCGCAGCTTGGCTTCCGTCCCTGAGCTTGCTTCAATCCGCGGCTGGATGAAGCCATTCCCCGAGAGGCTTAGCTCGGAAGCTTCAATCTTTGCGTCCAGCATCTGGAAGATGCAGGAGCAGACGCGTCCCGTTCCTGTGGACTTGCAGCTGGTATGCGTCGCCAATCGGAAGCCGGCAATCGTGCCGACAGGCTCTGGCGGAAGGAGCATAGAGCTGATTCTGGACTTTGGCCGCGAATGGTCGGGCTATCTGCGATTCGAGGTCGATGCGGGGGAAGGCACCGTCATCGACGCGTATGGCTTCGAGTATATGGACGGCGACTGGCGACAGGATACCTTTGGGGTGGATAATACGCTTCGCTACGTATGCCGCGAAGGCAGACAACGCTACGAATCGCCAATTCGGCGCGGACTTCGTTATCTCATGCTTACCATACATGGGAATGCGAGACCAGTACGACTGTTTGGCATAAGTCTTGTGCAAAGCAACTATCCGGTGGCAGAGATCGGCCGATTCCATAGTTCGGACGCAATGCTGAATGACATTTGGGAGATCAGCAAGCATACCACCTTACTGTGCATGGAAGATACATTTGTGGATTGTCCCACGTATGAACAGGTATTTTGGGTTGGCGACAGCCGTAATGAAGCACTCGTGAACTACTATCTATTCGGTGCAACGGATATTGTAAAACATGGTCTGCAGCTTGTTCCGGGATCAAGCCGGCAATCGCCGCTCTATGTGAATCAGGTGCCCAGCGGCTGGAGCAGCGTAATTCCGAACTGGACGTTTTTCTGGGTCACCGCTTGCCTTGAATATGTTCATCATACAGGTAGCAGGGACTTTGCAGCGAAAATCTGGCCAAAGGTAAAGTTCACGCTTGATCACTATATTTCACATATCGATGCCAGAGGACTATTGTTCATTGAAGCCTGGAATCTGCTGGACTGGGCACCATTGGAGCAGCCGAACGACGGAACGGTCACCCATCAGAATGCGATATTTGCGCGCACGCTGGCAGATGCCGCCCAATTGGCCGAATTGGCAGGCTGCGCAGAAGACAGCCCGTACTACTGTTCCACATCAGAAAGAGTAGCCCATGCCATAAACAGTTATCTATGGAATGAGGATCGGCAGGCTTATATGGACTGCATCCATGCCGATGGCTCTCTTTCCAGCACCTATAGTATGCAGACGCAGGTGATGGCGCTGGTCACCGGCATTGCAGCTGATGAGCGACAGGAGAAGCTCAACGCGTATTTAACATCGCCACCTGAAGATTTTGTAGCCATAGGAAGTCCGTTCATGACGTTCTTCTATTATGAAGCGCTGGTGATGCACGGCAAGACGGATCTAATGCTCCGGGACATGAGAGAGAAGTTTGGGGAAATGGTGAAACATGAGGCGACCACTTGCTGGGAGATGTATCCGGGATTTGCCGAGAATCGGCCTCATCCGAAATACCTGACACGCAGTCATTGCCACGCCTGGTCGGCAGCACCAGGTTACTTTTTGGGAACATCCGTGCTCGGGGTTCGCCCGATTGCAGACGGTTGGACACAAGTTAAGGTTGCCCCCCAACCTGGCCATCTGCAATGGGCAAAAGGAGCTGTGCCTCTTCCTGGCAACGGAAGGATCGACGTGAAATGGGAGATTTGGGAAGAGGAAGGTAGCGAGCCCACGTTTTATTTGGAGGTATGTGCTCCGACAGAAGTTGCAATTGTATTGGAAGCACCTGAAGGATACCAACCAGTACTGGTACACAGGACATTATGA